From the Aerosakkonema funiforme FACHB-1375 genome, the window CGTCTGTGGCGATCGAACTATCGCGACGCAGTTGTGTGCTATCTGTTTGTAAAATGATATTGCCGCGATCGCCTGCTGCCGTTCTGGCGCTAATGGCACCTTGGTTATCTAATTGCAAGAAATTAGCTGCAATTTGCAAATCGCCTGCACTTCCAGTCCCCACACTGTTTGCCGCGATTAACCCACCATTGCGGACGATTAGCCTTCCGGCGGTGATATTTACATTTCCCGCATCTCCGCTTCCTTGAGTACTGCCGATCAAAGCGCTGGGAATCCTGCCCGAAGGTGTTCCTTCTACTACAAGGGAGTCTGTTGCCGTTACTGTTAAAGCACCGCCCCGCCCCGAACCGAAAGTGCTGGTTGCTACAGTTGCTCCATTTCTAACTGTCAACCTTCTGGTCGCGATCGTCAAGTCTCCCGCTGGTGCTGGCCCCAAACTACTGGCAGTCAAGTTGGTGTCCGCAGGTCTATTGAGAATAAAAAATGGGTTGCCGCCAATTAATTCTACAGATTCGGTGGCGTTGACAGTAAGATTCCCACCACGACCGAATCCCGCCGTACCTGTGGAGATTATCGCTCCATTGCGGATAGTCAAATTCTGGGTATTAATGGTTAAATTGCCAGCAGTGCCAATGCTTCCAGGTACATTTCCATTAGATAGCAGAGACGCACTCACATCGATCGAGTCGGAAGCGTTGAGGGTCATTTGTCCGCCCTGTCCGCCACCCAAATTAGAAGCAAGCACCAAAGCACCATCGCGAGCGATCAATCTTCGGGTTTCGATCGTCATATTTCCAGCATTTCCACCACCGAAACCGATCGCAAATAAGCCATTGCGGAAATTAGACACATCTGCTGTGAAACCGATAATTCTTTCCAGATTTTCAACATATCTCCCCGTGCCGATTAATTCGACAAAATCGGTAGCTTTAACAGTCAAGTTTCCTGCTGGTGAAGCACTGGCAGTAGTTGTGGATATCCTCGCTCCTTCCCCTACAATTAACCTTCCAGTTTCTATTGTTAAATTACCGCCTGCACCAGTTGCTCCCTGTTCGACAGAAGTAGTCAAACTGCTGGGAATCATACCATCTGCTGATGTTCCCCTAATATCGACAGCATCGGTAGCGTTGATTCGCAAGATACCTGCTGACCCTGCGCCAGCAGTACCGGCAGATATTTGTCCGCCATCTCGGACGATCAACTGTCTGGTTTCGATCGCTAAATTACCTGCATTGCCCAAACTTACTTCTCGTACTTGTGTTTGCAAAGCGCTAACCGTTCCTTCTCTATCCGCACCGCTCAATTCCACCGATTCAGAGGCGCGTACAGAAAGAGAACCGCCATTACCTGCCCCATCAGTACCAGATGTTATGGAAGCGCCATCTTGCAGAATCAATTTTCCGGTTTCGATCGTTAGATCGCCAGCATTTCCGGTCGAACCGGGCAGCGCTTCTGTTCCTAAAAAGCTGCCCAATCCATTCGGGTCTACACCTCTTAATTCCACTGATTCTGTAGCGCTTATCCTTAAGGAACCTCCTGCGCCAACAGTAAAAGTAGAGGAAGATATCAATGCACCATCATCGAGAATTAATCTATTAGTTTCAATAGAAATGTTTCCAGCATTACCTGTAGAATTGGGATTGGTTTCTGCCGCTATAAAGCTATATACTCGTTGGCTATTGGCACCGCTGATGAGAACGGAATCAGAAGTGCGAATATCAATATTTCCACCTGGTTCTGACCCCAGAGTTAAAGCTAAAATAGCGCTTCCTTCACCTAAAGAAAGTTGCCGACTTTGTATTTGAATGCTGCCCCCACCTTCGCCGCTGGTATCGGCAGATGCAGCTCGATCGAAGTGAATATCGGAGAAATTTTGGCTCTCTGAATAATTCAAGATCCATCCTAGTTGGGTAGCAGCTAGTTTTACCTGTCCTTCTGCGGCTACACTACCTATTTCAATACGTCCGTTTGGTGCTGTGAGATTACCGCCTGCGAGTAATATTTCGCCGCCGATTAATGCTAGAGTCTGACGGGGATTTACTTGCAGTCCAACGGGGCGATCGTCTCTAATATATACTTCTTCACCATAGGTTTCTGAATCTATTTTCAGATTATTACCAGGCCCTTGTACGACGATTTGTCCTGGATTTGACCCAAATTGTAAGCCTATAGGTACGTTGACAGTTAGTAGAGGGGGAACTTGCGGATTTATGGCGCTGAACTCGCTGCCACCACCAAATTTAACGCTATTAGCGGTAGTCGCAAAAAACGAGCCACCTATATTTAAGGAAGCGTTTGGGCCAAAAATAATCCCGTTGGGATTGAGCAAGAATAAATTGGCAGCGCCGTTAGCTTTAATGATGCCATCAATATGAGAAATCGACCCACCTGTGATGCGGGTGAAGATGTTTTGGATATCTGAAGCGTTATTGAAGTAAGCTGTGCCACCTGTAGGGATAGAGAATTGTTGAAAGCTGTGAAAAAGATTCCCTGAGTTTGCAGTTCCTCTCTCAATAATAATGGTATCGCCGTCAATTTTGATGTGGGAATTGATGGGTAAAGTAGCATCCGGGATAATTTGAGCGGCTGAACTAAGTGGCAACAAACTAGAGGCAATTGGAAAGATGATTAAAATTTTAAAAATTTTGAGTAAACGCGACGGTTTGGTGAGATGCACGGTTTCATAACTATTTTGGATATGGGTTTAATTTTACCCTAGTGGCCAATATTTTACCTATATTTCTCCTAAGATAGATATAAAGTTTTTCATATCCAATACCTGGGTTGGCAATATTCTTAAGCCAACCCAGGTAGTAAACTATAGCCAATTACCAATCAGTATCAAGGGCGACCAAACTCCTGGATGACTGTAGTCATCTGAAGCAATCAATTTCATTTGCGCTCTTCGTAGCGCTTCGGCTTTGCTAATGTTAGGTTGGCGCAATTGGGTATAAAATGCTTCAATTAGCGGTACTGTAGCTTCGTCATTAATATACCACAAGCTAGCCAGC encodes:
- a CDS encoding two-partner secretion domain-containing protein, which produces MPLSSAAQIIPDATLPINSHIKIDGDTIIIERGTANSGNLFHSFQQFSIPTGGTAYFNNASDIQNIFTRITGGSISHIDGIIKANGAANLFLLNPNGIIFGPNASLNIGGSFFATTANSVKFGGGSEFSAINPQVPPLLTVNVPIGLQFGSNPGQIVVQGPGNNLKIDSETYGEEVYIRDDRPVGLQVNPRQTLALIGGEILLAGGNLTAPNGRIEIGSVAAEGQVKLAATQLGWILNYSESQNFSDIHFDRAASADTSGEGGGSIQIQSRQLSLGEGSAILALTLGSEPGGNIDIRTSDSVLISGANSQRVYSFIAAETNPNSTGNAGNISIETNRLILDDGALISSSTFTVGAGGSLRISATESVELRGVDPNGLGSFLGTEALPGSTGNAGDLTIETGKLILQDGASITSGTDGAGNGGSLSVRASESVELSGADREGTVSALQTQVREVSLGNAGNLAIETRQLIVRDGGQISAGTAGAGSAGILRINATDAVDIRGTSADGMIPSSLTTSVEQGATGAGGNLTIETGRLIVGEGARISTTTASASPAGNLTVKATDFVELIGTGRYVENLERIIGFTADVSNFRNGLFAIGFGGGNAGNMTIETRRLIARDGALVLASNLGGGQGGQMTLNASDSIDVSASLLSNGNVPGSIGTAGNLTINTQNLTIRNGAIISTGTAGFGRGGNLTVNATESVELIGGNPFFILNRPADTNLTASSLGPAPAGDLTIATRRLTVRNGATVATSTFGSGRGGALTVTATDSLVVEGTPSGRIPSALIGSTQGSGDAGNVNITAGRLIVRNGGLIAANSVGTGSAGDLQIAANFLQLDNQGAISARTAAGDRGNIILQTDSTQLRRDSSIATDATGAATGGNITINTDTLIALANSNITANAVQGQGGNIFLNASGVFRSVDSDITATSQFGVSGTVEVRTPDSNVQNAFAAISTNFIVPDTLLVSSCATRRGIANSITVTGTGGLPPNPFEVLNGRYTLSGVQGVSSREGEEQSSRENLPAASRYPQIEEAQGIVVTPNRQTMLVTQAQLLAIRGEEQGNAIANADRLICN